A region from the Aegilops tauschii subsp. strangulata cultivar AL8/78 chromosome 5, Aet v6.0, whole genome shotgun sequence genome encodes:
- the LOC109775922 gene encoding uncharacterized protein isoform X1: MQATGSVTWVVGAQASVLGRCSGGVPYPSSSSSASSGRSQGLGTVRCCVQAQEKKPRVRKTKEERREMVESFVDTYRVSNNGKFPSVNLTHKEVGGSYYIVREIMRDIIQENRVLGPGDLNAKTLSFEDCPDSSELSNRHELGQDNIEILDMSDGYHGNKDYVLEMSDKDEAFSLQTNFISTQQLPTSSDILESGILNSVLQNGNVADATCLEPNLEKQDEAFRGKPSESQTNSSEMQAPSLAHVSDLHKEIELNNAGDEHEETTSSITDEVTPSPEHSVSQTNGALLHEHVTSPDDCDVTTNTAVDEAIVCSENGVLQTDQILIQEHEIVPETASIKTEVVQISDGHFRSATPATQMDAYTSNTSAATVESAVSIDHHDVVEQPLLGASPNEQQKSEDLASRPAMDTKGFLQKEYNHNTVEKDVSEFKKSVSGITEEEREASKANNEHGISATTTISRRTGKGQQKKEDNLFWLIVRAFVVSMSKLWAK, from the exons ATGCAGGCCACCGGGAGTGTGACCTGGGTCGTCGGCGCCCAGGCGTCCGTCTTGGGGAGATGCAGCGGCGGGGTGCCCTACCCTTCGTCGTCGTCTTCTGCTTCCTCGGGCAGGTCCCAGGGGCTCGGCACGGTGCGGTGCTGCGTGCAGGCGCAGGAGAAGAAGCCACGGGTGAGGAAGACCAAGGAGGAGCGGAGGGAGATGGTCGAGTCATTCGTCGACAC GTATCGGGTTTCAAACAACGGGAAATTTCCTTCAGTCAATCTTACACACAAGGAAGTTGGAGGATCATATTATATAGTCCGTGAAATTATGAGAGATATCATCCAAGAGAACAGAGTTCTTGGCCCTGGTGACTTGAATGCTAAGACGTTGAGTTTTGAGGATTGCCCTGATTCTTCAGAATTATCAAATAGGCATGAATTGGGCCAAGACAACATAGAGATATTAGATATGTCTGATGGGTATCATGGCAACAAAGATTATGTGCTGGAAATGTCTGACAAGGATGAAGCATTTTCATTGCAAACGAATTTCATCAGCACTCAACAGTTACCGACCTCATCTGATATCTTGGAATCTGGTATTCTGAACAGTGTTCTCCAAAATGGGAATGTAGCAGATGCAACATGCTTGGAGCCAAACCTTGAGAAACAAGACGAAGCCTTTCGTGGGAAACCAAGTGAGTCTCAGACTAATAGTTCTGAGATGCAAGCCCCATCTCTTGCTCATGTTTCTGATTTGCATAAGGAAATTGAGCTCAACAATGCAGGGGATGAGCATGAGGAAACAACCAGTAGCATCACTGATGAAGTCACTCCTTCCCCAGAACATAGTGTTTCTCAAACAAATGGTGCACTTCTACATGAGCATGTGACATCACCTGACGATTGTGATGTCACAACTAATACTGCTGTTGATGAGGCTATTGTTTGCTCAGAAAATGGCGTTCTTCAGACAGATCAGATCCTTATACAGGAGCATGAGATAGTACCTGAAACAGCAAGTATCAAGACAGAAGTTGTTCAGATTTCAGATGGCCACTTTAGATCTGCAACACCTGCAACTCAAATGGATGCTTATACCTCGAATACAAGTGCAGCAACAGTAGAATCAGCTGTGTCCATTGATCATCATGATGTGGTTGAGCAACCACTGCTTGGTGCCAGCCCTAACGAACAACAAAAGTCAGAAGATCTTGCTTCTCGACCAGCAATGGATACAAAG GGTTTTCTGCAAAAGGAATACAACCACAACACGGTAGAGAAAGATGTAAGTGAATTCAAGAAATCAGTATCTGGCATCACAGAGGAAGAGCGTGAGGCAAGCAAGGCTAATAATGAACATGGGATAAGTGCGACAACAACGATCAGCAG GAGAACTGGGAAGGGACAGCAGAAGAAAGAGGACAACCTATTTTGGCTTATCGTAAGGGCATTTGTTGTTTCTATGTCCAAGTTGTGGGCAAAATGA
- the LOC109775922 gene encoding uncharacterized protein isoform X2: MQATGSVTWVVGAQASVLGRCSGGVPYPSSSSSASSGRSQGLGTVRCCVQAQEKKPRVRKTKEERREMVESFVDTYRVSNNGKFPSVNLTHKEVGGSYYIVREIMRDIIQENRVLGPGDLNAKTLSFEDCPDSSELSNRHELGQDNIEILDMSDGYHGNKDYVLEMSDKDEAFSLQTNFISTQQLPTSSDILESGILNSVLQNGNVADATCLEPNLEKQDEAFRGKPSESQTNSSEMQAPSLAHVSDLHKEIELNNAGDEHEETTSSITDEVTPSPEHSVSQTNGALLHEHVTSPDDCDVTTNTAVDEAIVCSENGVLQTDQILIQEHEIVPETASIKTEVVQISDGHFRSATPATQMDAYTSNTSAATVESAVSIDHHDVVEQPLLGASPNEQQKSEDLASRPAMDTKGFLQKEYNHNTVEKDVSEFKKSVSGITEEEREASKANNEHGISATTTISRHALCILTLRCMLTVYNFLHTSQKAITY; the protein is encoded by the exons ATGCAGGCCACCGGGAGTGTGACCTGGGTCGTCGGCGCCCAGGCGTCCGTCTTGGGGAGATGCAGCGGCGGGGTGCCCTACCCTTCGTCGTCGTCTTCTGCTTCCTCGGGCAGGTCCCAGGGGCTCGGCACGGTGCGGTGCTGCGTGCAGGCGCAGGAGAAGAAGCCACGGGTGAGGAAGACCAAGGAGGAGCGGAGGGAGATGGTCGAGTCATTCGTCGACAC GTATCGGGTTTCAAACAACGGGAAATTTCCTTCAGTCAATCTTACACACAAGGAAGTTGGAGGATCATATTATATAGTCCGTGAAATTATGAGAGATATCATCCAAGAGAACAGAGTTCTTGGCCCTGGTGACTTGAATGCTAAGACGTTGAGTTTTGAGGATTGCCCTGATTCTTCAGAATTATCAAATAGGCATGAATTGGGCCAAGACAACATAGAGATATTAGATATGTCTGATGGGTATCATGGCAACAAAGATTATGTGCTGGAAATGTCTGACAAGGATGAAGCATTTTCATTGCAAACGAATTTCATCAGCACTCAACAGTTACCGACCTCATCTGATATCTTGGAATCTGGTATTCTGAACAGTGTTCTCCAAAATGGGAATGTAGCAGATGCAACATGCTTGGAGCCAAACCTTGAGAAACAAGACGAAGCCTTTCGTGGGAAACCAAGTGAGTCTCAGACTAATAGTTCTGAGATGCAAGCCCCATCTCTTGCTCATGTTTCTGATTTGCATAAGGAAATTGAGCTCAACAATGCAGGGGATGAGCATGAGGAAACAACCAGTAGCATCACTGATGAAGTCACTCCTTCCCCAGAACATAGTGTTTCTCAAACAAATGGTGCACTTCTACATGAGCATGTGACATCACCTGACGATTGTGATGTCACAACTAATACTGCTGTTGATGAGGCTATTGTTTGCTCAGAAAATGGCGTTCTTCAGACAGATCAGATCCTTATACAGGAGCATGAGATAGTACCTGAAACAGCAAGTATCAAGACAGAAGTTGTTCAGATTTCAGATGGCCACTTTAGATCTGCAACACCTGCAACTCAAATGGATGCTTATACCTCGAATACAAGTGCAGCAACAGTAGAATCAGCTGTGTCCATTGATCATCATGATGTGGTTGAGCAACCACTGCTTGGTGCCAGCCCTAACGAACAACAAAAGTCAGAAGATCTTGCTTCTCGACCAGCAATGGATACAAAG GGTTTTCTGCAAAAGGAATACAACCACAACACGGTAGAGAAAGATGTAAGTGAATTCAAGAAATCAGTATCTGGCATCACAGAGGAAGAGCGTGAGGCAAGCAAGGCTAATAATGAACATGGGATAAGTGCGACAACAACGATCAGCAGGCATGCACTTTGCATTCTGACATTGCGTTGCATGCTTACTGTTTATAATTTTCTGCATACATCGCAAAAGGCCATAACATATTAG